The Myxococcales bacterium genome includes the window CTTCGCCTTCCGACCACGAAGTCAGGCACAGCGGTGCCTTCACAGCCTGGGCTCAGTCGGGTGACGAACGCGCCATGCAAATTCAGCCAAACTGCGTGGTAACCGTGCATTACACCCTCACCGAAGGCACCGCGGATGGCGGCGTGGTCGAGGCAACCAAGGGCGACGCGCCGCTCGGGTTTATCTTAGGCAACGGGTCGATGATCCCAACGTTTGAAACCAATCTTGCCGGCCTTAAGACGGGCGACAGGTTTGCCTTTGCTGTCGCCGCGGCGGAGGCCTATGGCGAGTACGATGAAGGCGCCATCTTTGAGGCAGAAAAACCATGTCTACCGATCCAAATGGCAAAGTACCTGATGCCTTGTTGACGGTTGGCAATGTGCTGCCGCTGCGCGATCCACAGGGCAACATGGTGCGCGCCATGGTTAATTCAATTGGCGAAACCGTGGTCACGCTCGACCTAAATCACCCTATGGCAGGTATGAATTTGTTCTTCACCGGTAACGTCGAGAGCGTGAGGACGGCTGGCCCAAATGAACCGGTGCACGGGCACATTCATGGGCCCGGTGGGCATCATATAAAGTCTGAAGTCCGGACCCTCTGAAGTCCGGACCCTGATTGAGCGAATTTAGACAAATATAGTAACTAGAAGAAAGAATCTGCGTTTGGCGTTCGTAGAACGGGTGCGACCATTGACCAAGCTCCCACCGTTAAACGCCGTGGATAGGCTGCTTCCAAGTCAAGGCGTGTATGCCGGACGTCGTTGGGCGCGCACCAAGCTTGTATGATGACGCGCCAGGGAGCGGCAGTTTCGGTGATCGCGCTAACAAGTTGTCGCACCAAAGACCAAAGTTAAAGCCAGGCCCGCTACCGCAAGCCCTCGCTTGCCGCTATGGTCGGCGCCGTGGCGCAAGCGCAACCCGATCGTAAAAAAGTAGCAGACGGCGTTGAAAAGCATCTGCTTTCGCTGATCTTCGGCGGCAAATATCCAACCGGCAGCAAGCTGCCAACCGAGCGAGACCTTTCAGAATCCCTGGGGGTGCATCGCTCAAGCGTGCGCGAGGGCATCAAGCGGCTCGAGGCACTCGGCATTGTTTCCATTCGCCAGG containing:
- a CDS encoding FKBP-type peptidyl-prolyl cis-trans isomerase — its product is MQIQPNCVVTVHYTLTEGTADGGVVEATKGDAPLGFILGNGSMIPTFETNLAGLKTGDRFAFAVAAAEAYGEYDEGAIFEAEKPCLPIQMAKYLMPC